tttatttttccCCTTTGTAGAGCCCCATACAAGTTAATAAAATTGAATCCTTGGGATGCTTAAAGGATGAAATTATGTCAAAATCAATGTTTTTATTGTTACTTAAAGAGTTGCCAAAGTACAATAATCATAATTGATTGTTAAATATAtccttcatttatttttatttgtttaatatTGATTTGATACATTCTTTAAAAATCaacaaataaaatgataattttatcatatcaactttgaatataataaattcaacaCTTTGAGaaatacattaaaaataattataattaataataaaaataaattaaaaactagataataatttattattttatttaataaattgaattaataaaaataaatattttatttttaatataatgaacAAGTATTAACCTAAAATTCAATTGTCTATATATAGGATAGTTAGAGAGTGTTTTACccttaatataaaaaattttggcataaatttaaatttaatcgaaCTTCAATATAAGTACCGAACATCGAATGTCTCAGCTCTCCATACCACTGTAGTTGTGTTCACATGTGCTATGTTCTTGGAATTTGGAGGAgtttacttaattaattataaaaatgtctttcaatTATTATGGATAAGATTAAGAAATTATATCGATGCCTCAAAGGAAAATATATGGAGTTTAAGAGAGtagtataatttttaaattttgtgatattaaattaaagatatataaaTTTTGTGGTATTAAACACATTATGTAAAAAGTTATAATTTAACAGttattaaaaaagaaaggaGACAATCCttttaaaatagattaaaaaaaataagataaataaattgaaacaatgAAATACGATATAATTCAAACTCATTATTCCCTTAGTTCCATATTAATTATCCATcttatcataaataattatcccaaattatttatcaatttataaTACTTCAAAACACTTACTACAAATTTTAGATTAGGGGTAGAACTTAATGAAAAGACTTATAAACATGGACTTGCGTGTTTTTTCAATTAGGTCTCTCAATATTCATGATTAATGCTTCTTACTTTTGCTCATAATTCTCTCAGATTGCAACAAACTAATACAATATAGACCAACAAAATTATGGATAAGCATAAACAAAATAATATCATCTAACTAGATCTAGAGAATAAACAAATTGTCACTAATAAAAGAAATTCACTATTTTCATTTCCCATCCAAAAATATTCAATGTTTTttcccataaatattttgatttctaatgAAAAATTAGGAAGCTTTTTTGTATTTCAGtgagaatttatttttcatcatacATTTTTTTAGCGAGCTGCTTTAGTGGAAAAATTATGTTGAACAttaatttcatttatttgtgATAAGAAAAACCTCTATTTCTAGTAGTAATGTGTATTAAAGCCATATGAATTTCTTTAAACAACTCCTAACCAATTCAACTTTCTTGTAAAAACTGATCTCCCCTATAACAATTTAACAAGATATGCCaaaatctcttttattttttgtggcTGCTAAACttaacaatttttaaaaatattttaagcacGAAAATGAGTCCCAGATCAATTAAACTTATACTTTAGACATGTTAAGAAAACCACATAATAACAGAACTCAACAAAAATGTTTTCCTTGAATTTAATTCCTAGAGGGAGCAAATGGTGTTAGACTGTTAGTAATAGGAAAGGCAAATATTTAAACTGATGGTAGATGAAAAATTAATCATAGAAAGGCAAGTAATGgcaatatttttcattaaatatttacAGAAAAGGATTAAATATACCTCtgtactattaaaaataatttaaataggaaaaattactaggaaaaacattttttaataaataattactgattttagctatactttttatttattaccatttatagcaatatatagcaatattatgatatatatgtcatgtattaaaattgaattatgcatacaatataaatgtattataagtgttttaaaatatattatacttgtttggtaagaaattgacacaatgtattataagtgtattaaagtatgtgataaatatattatccatgaataaaacttgtattatatgagttttataaattattctcactaatatgtattaaaattgtattataattgtattataagtgttcagtgaaaaaaataatattattgctataaatggtaaatattttcttaatgtggtacatttatgtaaatttcccatTTAAATATATCTCTCATTATACTTTCGGTCCAAATATACTCTTTCGTCCAAATATACCCTTTCTGTTATACTTTAGGTCCAGATATACCCTCTCATTATATTTGACACAAATTTGCCTTTAATCTTGAGAGAAAAACACATGACAAGcctaaaatcaaataaattaccCCCAATtttaaatactcaattcttttCGAATCTCATCTCCAACCCACTTCCTCGGctttgatttatttttgttttcttcttcttaaaagAAACTAATGACAATGCGAAAATTGGAATCATTTACCTATTCTTCCGAATTGAGATCtttagtaaaaatatataatgatttttaattgtGCTTAACCTTTTTTTTAAAGTGTCAGTACATTGCAAtctcttttaaaaattttcagTACTCGACGAGCCACTCAAAAATCAATTGCTTCCTCACCTTGTTGTAGTAAAAAGATTTCAGTacaataatcataatttataaaaacaaatttGAACAATGACCTTCTTTAATTTGTGCTGGAAAAGTGTAGCACAACTTTGTTGAGTGAATACACATATTTCAGCATATATAGCACAAGAAATTTATAAAAGAGAAGATgatgaaaagaagaagaaaaaacccCAAAGCAAAGGAATGGGTTTCTAAAGAAATTGAGAGTGGATCGTTTGAGTTTAAACTTGCCAATTGTCTTTCCGTTAAAATTAAGGATAAATTTGTGTCGAAGTATAATGGCGGGAGCATATTTAACCTGAAAGTATAACGAAAGGGTATATTTGGACCTAAAATATAACGAAGGGTATAATTGGATTATTTCAAATATTACAGAGGTATATCTGACCCTTTTCAGTTAAATAATATCTGAACTGATATTTTCAAAATAGTAAAAACTTATTCGTATTTGATGCTTACATAAAGTTATTAATAGATGCATGTAGGGGTGTGCATCGGTCAGTTCGATTCGATTTTAtgaattatcggtttggtttatcggtttttaatttttaaatacgctaaaccaataaaaaatcaataagatattttttatcgatttttgatttATCGGTTTTTGGTCGTTAACTGTTTGATTTTCGATTTACCCAATAAGAAAAATagtcataaaataaatttatgtctTCTCACTTCTTTAATAATTTAGCGCGATGCAGTGAAACAAGCAAATTAACTATAAATGCTTTGATATAGTGAAACAAGAAAGATAATGAGAAATTGCATCAATAAGAGCAGATGTAGTACGAAGGTTACACATCAATTACATGTTACATTCAAAACATAATATGAAATTTTTGATGTTAATCAAACTACAGATGTTTACAAACTTGCAAAATCTATAATTACAAACTAATCTTTAGGTTTTGAGAAAAGAGTAAGGACTAAAGCGGTGTGAAGTAGTACTGTAAAATGGGTAGATTGTATAGAGTAGTgaagggtaaaatagtaaattactaTTGTATTAATAGGTTATTGGGTGAAGAACCCAATACTAAAAATCGAAAGCGAACCGTTAActcgataattttttttataaaatcattaaaagtccattaacccaataacccaataatattttttcgattCGATTTATCGGTTGGTTCGAGTTTTGCAGATTCATGTCACGTAAATATTTGCACAGACTTTTTCAACACTTAATTATAGTCATGAccaattaatataaatttttatctcATTAAATCACTTAATTATAGACATTTTAATTTGTCGTTATGAAATTACACAGGAATTACATATACTAGAAAAATTGAAACGAGGATCGGATCATTAATATGAAAGCTTATACAAccaataattttagaaaaacttAGTAATACAAGAAACAAAATTTTAGTAATACAAGATTATAATAACTACATTGTTtcttctaacttttttttaatgaataaaAGACGTTTAAAttataaaacaacaacaaaaaaggaCAACCAATGAACCAATATTtattcaacaaaaataaaaattgagagAGCATGTCAGACTTGAAATCAGCTATTTATTCAATTGAAATTATGCCTTATCatatatgttggaatttatTTAGCTCAAATCAGAGCcggaatcaaaatttaaaattattgaattttgaatttgccACCAATTGCATAGCTCGTTTTAGTTTGAGTTAATAGCTaaatatttgtacatatttaacGTATATTTTTACAGAATAAAAAAGTAGAATAATTCCTCAAATTAACGAAACATACATTGTTTAGGAAAGAAATAAACTTCAATATTCTTTCCCCTGTCTtcgaaaaaataattaagtgtTGTACTTAAAGacaaatttaataaattagagATACAACTTAATAAACCTTCTCAAATCAAAtataatgattaatgaaatTTAGCTAGAAGTTGATAATTAGGAACTAGAAACAGAAAATTATTGACTACCTTCTTTTAGTTTGAAAattagggttttaaagttgatcTTTAGTTCATACTACACATAAAgagatcaatatatatatataggttgtTGTGGGATGGTTGAGACTCCTTCACCTTTAATTAGAGTCTCGGGTTCAAAaagtttgaaataaaaaaaatcatgatggAAGCGTCACCCTAAAAAATAGGCCATACATTAGTACATGAATCCAGATTTAGTCGGACTTCAGTAGATACTAGACTGAGAAAAGATATTTGTGGAATTGCAAATATAGGGTTTTAAAGTGAAGCCATTGAAGTATTGAAAggacaaaattaaaaataaagaaagcaaTTTTTAGGGAAAGGGAGCTAGAAAACAAAATTGATTCATCATCAAGatatttagtttttattttatttttatttttttatatctaagttttttatttttctaataccTTATGATTGAGACTGTATATACAAAAAAGATCCTTATCCAAATTAATTCGACATATATCCCTAAATACATATAAAACTTCAAATGCTCTAAATTTAGTCACAAACTCAACTGAAAAATCAACAAATGGGAGCAAATAAGACCCCCAATCTCAACCatttaatttcttcttcttttttttggcaactatcatatgtaaatataTAAGTTTAGCTTACACACATTAacagtcaaaaaaaaaagtttatttaCACTATTAGGTCATTTAAAAGATATCTACAGGTAATTTTTTATACAAAATGAGACTTGAAATCTTCATAAGTTAGTACttgtaaatataatttttttacactatcgatgtatatatatttatacacataCATGATTATACAAACACGCACATACAAGTGTGTGTTGGGGgtttcgggggggggggggagggagcAAGAGTATAATCATATTCAATTGCTTCTCACGTCACTGTTTTATTCCCGGGAGAGAATTCAGCCAAACGAACTTTCGTATgatcagaaaataaaaatagataaaaaccatattgtataattattatataCTATATAAACATACGTAACTCAAGTCTAACCGTTGTGATGATTATCATGCCCTTTAAGTCAACACAATCCTAACAAACCTATTTCTTTTAGTTCACAATTCACATGATCCActatacataaataattaattcctctatatattaatatttttattcttaaaaattcCAATTAGTACACAATGATATTTATCATATATAATAATCATTTCAATTACCAATTACCTCATAAGTAGGATCCGATGAAGTGTTACCAACAAAAGTTGTAACATTATTGGGCatggtagtagtagtagtgatAGAGGAGCCAAGAATTAGAGGTTTTGTTGGTGTGACAATATTTGCccaattattttcattattaggACATGGCGGTACTGGTATTTGTGCTGGTGGGAGGTGATGATTTGATGATTGTAATTGACGAATTTGCCTTTTCAAGAACTTAACATAGCGAATCGCTTCGTCTAACATGGAAGCAGTGTCCATTTTGGTTCCACCGGGGACTAATCTTTGCAAGATCCTAATTTTTTCGCTTATTCTCTCACGGCGGAGCCTAGCTGCAACGCTTTGTGGATCGTTGCTAATTCGGACGTTTCGCCTTTTAGGTTTTCGAATGGTGGCTGGATCAATATCTACTGGTTGCATAGATGCAATTTTGAACATCATTTCCTTCATAGCTCCTagctcctcttcctcttcttcgtCTTCGTCTTGATCATCGGTTTCTTGATCATTATGATCCTCAATTAGGGTTTGAACATGGTTGTTTAAACCATGATCAAAAGgaacttcttcttcttgttgttgcTTTTGTTGTTGCAATTGTCTTGAGGAAGAGGGAAGGTGATGGTGTTGAGGGTTTTGAAGAGGAAAACTAGGCCAAATAGGGCTATGTTCAAAATGAAATTGTcgttgttgttgatgatgatggTCGTGGAAGACATGGTCATTTGGTATACTGGACAAgcatggttgttgttgttgttgttgatgatgatcGCGGAAGATATGGTCGTCCATATTGGACATGTTTGGTTCCCAAGTGGATGTAGTGAGCTTAATGTAATTGATATCCATGGCAAGAAGAATATTAAAGGGTGAATATATGAAGAAAG
This Solanum dulcamara chromosome 1, daSolDulc1.2, whole genome shotgun sequence DNA region includes the following protein-coding sequences:
- the LOC129886817 gene encoding transcription factor HEC3-like, with product MDINYIKLTTSTWEPNMSNMDDHIFRDHHQQQQQQPCLSSIPNDHVFHDHHHQQQRQFHFEHSPIWPSFPLQNPQHHHLPSSSRQLQQQKQQQEEEVPFDHGLNNHVQTLIEDHNDQETDDQDEDEEEEEELGAMKEMMFKIASMQPVDIDPATIRKPKRRNVRISNDPQSVAARLRRERISEKIRILQRLVPGGTKMDTASMLDEAIRYVKFLKRQIRQLQSSNHHLPPAQIPVPPCPNNENNWANIVTPTKPLILGSSITTTTTMPNNVTTFVGNTSSDPTYEVIGN